A genomic region of Azoarcus sp. KH32C contains the following coding sequences:
- a CDS encoding integration host factor subunit alpha: MSATLTKAELADLLFERVGLNKREAKDMVEGFFEEIRLALEQGESVKLSGFGNFQLRDKPQRPGRNPKTGEEIPITARRVVTFHASQKLKAAVEQLSDASKQP; the protein is encoded by the coding sequence ATAAGTGCTACGTTGACCAAGGCCGAACTGGCCGATCTGCTCTTCGAGCGGGTCGGCCTGAACAAGCGTGAAGCCAAGGATATGGTGGAGGGCTTCTTCGAGGAGATCCGGCTCGCTCTCGAGCAGGGCGAGTCCGTCAAGTTGTCGGGCTTCGGCAATTTTCAGCTGCGGGACAAGCCGCAGCGGCCGGGACGCAATCCGAAGACCGGCGAAGAGATTCCGATCACTGCCAGGCGAGTCGTAACCTTTCACGCCAGCCAGAAGCTGAAGGCGGCAGTGGAGCAGTTGAGCGATGCAAGCAAGCAGCCATAA
- the pheS gene encoding phenylalanine--tRNA ligase subunit alpha → MDKLDQLVQQAKDEFAAAADAVLLEQTKARYLGKTGALTELLKGLGKLAPEERRTAGADINRAKDGIEAALEARRQALRDAALQAQLAAEALDVTLPGRGASLGGLHPVSRTLERIENLFRSIGFVVADGPEIETDWHNFTALNTPENHPARSMHDTFYLEGHSEVLLRTHTSPVQIRTMIEHAARYADQGCMPEIRIIAPGRVYRVDSDATHSPMFHQVEGLWVGESVSFADLKGVIADFLRKFFETEDLQVRFRPSFFPFTEPSAEIDVAFMSGALKGRWLEIAGCGMVHPNVLRFGGIDPERYTGFAFGMGPDRLTMLRYGVNDLRLFFEGDLRFLSQFR, encoded by the coding sequence ATGGACAAGCTCGATCAACTCGTTCAACAGGCCAAAGACGAGTTCGCGGCGGCGGCAGACGCTGTCTTGCTGGAACAGACCAAGGCACGTTACCTCGGCAAAACCGGTGCGCTCACCGAACTCCTGAAAGGCTTGGGCAAGCTGGCGCCGGAAGAACGTCGTACGGCAGGCGCCGATATCAACCGCGCGAAGGATGGGATCGAGGCGGCGCTCGAAGCCCGTCGTCAGGCCTTGCGTGATGCGGCCCTGCAGGCCCAGCTCGCCGCCGAGGCGCTTGATGTGACGCTGCCCGGGCGGGGCGCGTCGCTCGGCGGCCTGCATCCGGTCAGCCGCACGCTGGAGCGCATTGAGAACCTGTTCCGTTCGATCGGCTTCGTCGTCGCCGACGGACCCGAGATCGAGACCGACTGGCACAACTTCACGGCGCTCAACACCCCGGAGAATCATCCGGCGCGTTCGATGCACGATACCTTCTATCTCGAAGGTCACAGCGAAGTCCTGCTGCGCACGCACACCAGCCCCGTGCAGATCCGGACCATGATCGAGCATGCGGCGCGCTATGCCGATCAGGGCTGCATGCCCGAGATCCGGATCATTGCACCCGGTCGTGTCTATCGCGTCGACTCGGATGCGACGCATTCGCCGATGTTCCACCAGGTCGAAGGGCTGTGGGTCGGCGAGTCGGTCAGCTTCGCCGACCTCAAAGGGGTGATCGCGGACTTCCTGCGCAAATTCTTCGAGACCGAAGACCTGCAGGTGCGTTTCCGCCCCTCCTTCTTCCCGTTTACCGAGCCGAGCGCCGAGATCGACGTCGCTTTCATGAGTGGCGCGCTGAAGGGGCGCTGGCTGGAGATCGCCGGCTGCGGGATGGTTCATCCGAACGTGCTGCGTTTCGGCGGGATCGACCCCGAGCGCTATACCGGCTTTGCCTTCGGCATGGGGCCGGACCGGCTGACCATGCTGCGCTACGGCGTCAACGATCTGCGCCTGTTCTTCGAAGGCGATCTGCGCTTCTTGAGCCAATTCAGGTAA
- the thrS gene encoding threonine--tRNA ligase — protein sequence MPNITLPDGSVRSFDHPVTVLEVAASIGAGLAKAALAGKVDGRLVDASHSIEGDASLAIITDKSEEGVDIIRHSTAHLLAHAVKELFPDAQVTIGPVIENGFYYDFSYKRPFTPEDLEKIEKRMAELAKREIPVAREVWPRDKAVEFFKSQGENYKAEIIASIPQAEDVSLYRQGDFIDLCRGPHVPSTGKLKVFKLTKLAGAYWRGDSKNEMLQRVYGTAWAKKEDLDGYLHMLEEAEKRDHRKLGRLLDLFHLQEEAPGMVFWHAKGWTLWQQVEQYMRRTILENGYQEVKTPQIVDRSLWERSGHWGMYSDLMFTTQSEKHDYAVKPMNCPCHIQIFNQGLKSYRDLPLRMAEFGSCHRNEPSGSLHGIMRVRNFVQDDAHIFCAEDQVQAESAAFIELLQKVYADFGFTEILIKLSTRPDKRVGTDEQWDAAEAALASALDAQGLAYELQPGEGAFYGPKIEFSLKDCLNRVWQCGTLQLDFNLPVRLGAEYVAEDNAKKFPVMLHRAILGSLERFIGILIEHFAGALPLWLAPVHAVVLNISEGQSEYAADVAKRLKQAGFRVEADLRNEKITYKIREHSVQKLPYQIVVGEKEKAAGLVAVRARGGQDLGQMTLDTLIERWQREISARSSSI from the coding sequence ATGCCGAACATCACGCTTCCTGACGGTTCCGTACGCAGCTTCGATCATCCGGTGACCGTGCTCGAAGTTGCTGCGTCGATCGGTGCCGGTCTCGCCAAGGCCGCACTGGCCGGCAAGGTCGATGGCCGGCTCGTCGATGCCTCCCACTCGATCGAGGGCGATGCCTCGCTCGCGATCATCACCGACAAGAGCGAGGAAGGCGTCGATATCATTCGGCATTCGACCGCCCACCTGCTCGCACATGCCGTCAAGGAGCTCTTTCCGGATGCGCAGGTTACGATCGGTCCGGTGATCGAGAACGGCTTTTACTACGACTTCTCCTACAAGCGCCCCTTCACGCCGGAAGATCTCGAGAAGATCGAAAAGCGCATGGCGGAGCTCGCCAAGCGTGAGATCCCTGTCGCGCGTGAAGTCTGGCCGCGCGACAAGGCGGTCGAGTTCTTCAAGTCGCAGGGCGAGAACTACAAGGCCGAGATCATTGCGTCGATCCCGCAGGCCGAGGACGTGTCCTTGTACCGTCAGGGCGACTTCATCGACCTGTGCCGCGGTCCGCACGTCCCGTCGACCGGCAAGCTCAAGGTCTTCAAGCTGACCAAGCTCGCTGGCGCCTACTGGCGCGGCGACTCCAAGAACGAGATGCTGCAGCGCGTCTATGGCACCGCCTGGGCGAAGAAGGAAGACCTCGACGGCTATCTGCACATGCTCGAAGAGGCCGAGAAGCGCGATCACCGCAAGCTTGGCCGCTTGCTTGACCTCTTCCATCTGCAGGAGGAGGCGCCCGGCATGGTGTTCTGGCATGCCAAGGGGTGGACGCTGTGGCAGCAGGTCGAGCAGTACATGCGCCGCACGATCCTCGAAAACGGCTATCAGGAAGTGAAGACCCCGCAGATTGTCGATCGCTCGCTGTGGGAGCGTTCCGGGCACTGGGGCATGTACTCGGACCTGATGTTCACGACCCAGTCGGAAAAGCACGACTACGCCGTCAAGCCGATGAACTGCCCGTGTCACATCCAGATCTTCAACCAAGGCCTCAAGAGCTACCGCGATCTGCCGCTGCGCATGGCCGAGTTCGGCTCCTGTCACCGCAACGAGCCCTCTGGCTCGCTGCACGGCATCATGCGCGTCCGCAACTTCGTGCAGGACGACGCCCACATTTTCTGCGCCGAAGATCAGGTGCAAGCCGAGTCGGCGGCCTTCATCGAACTCTTGCAAAAGGTTTATGCAGACTTCGGCTTCACGGAAATCCTGATCAAGCTGTCAACTCGTCCCGACAAGCGCGTCGGTACCGACGAGCAGTGGGATGCCGCCGAGGCGGCGCTGGCTTCCGCGCTCGACGCCCAGGGGCTCGCCTATGAGTTGCAGCCGGGTGAGGGGGCGTTCTATGGCCCGAAGATCGAGTTCTCGTTGAAGGATTGCCTGAATCGCGTGTGGCAGTGCGGCACGCTGCAGCTCGACTTCAACCTGCCGGTGCGCCTCGGCGCCGAATACGTCGCCGAAGACAACGCCAAGAAATTCCCGGTGATGCTCCATCGCGCGATCCTCGGTTCGCTCGAGCGCTTCATTGGCATCCTGATCGAGCACTTCGCCGGCGCCTTGCCCCTGTGGCTCGCCCCCGTGCATGCGGTCGTGCTGAATATCTCGGAAGGGCAGTCGGAATATGCCGCGGATGTCGCCAAGCGCTTGAAGCAGGCGGGGTTCCGCGTTGAGGCGGATTTGCGTAACGAGAAGATTACCTATAAAATCCGCGAGCATAGCGTGCAAAAGCTGCCCTACCAGATCGTCGTCGGCGAAAAGGAAAAGGCGGCAGGCCTGGTGGCCGTGCGCGCCCGGGGCGGCCAAGATCTTGGTCAGATGACCCTGGATACACTGATCGAGCGTTGGCAGCGCGAAATTTCGGCGCGGTCGAGCTCGATCTGA
- the pheT gene encoding phenylalanine--tRNA ligase subunit beta yields MQFSEHWLRSFVNPPLDSDALGHLLTMSGLEVEESASVAPAFSGVVVAQIVEAEKHPNADKLKLCKVDAGQGDLLQIVCGAPNAAVGMKIPCAVVGAKLPGFEIKAAKLRGVESFGMLCSARELGLSEDHGGLLELPADAPVGCDVRDYLALDDTLFTIKLTPNRSDCLSLAGVAREVAALTGQPLVMPQIEPIAPSLDERRDIILDAPDACPRYCGRVLRGVDAKAATPDWMKQRLVRSGVRSISALVDVTNYVMLELGQPLHVFDNARLSGSIHVRFPRAGEQVLLLNEQIVTPDADTLLIADEARALALAGIMGGEESGVTLETTDVFLESAFFAPVAIAGRARSYGFVSDASHRFERGVDFDLAGVAIERATRLILDICGGEAGPVVEAVAPGHLPARKAVRLRPARARRLLGIDLDDDAIVELLEGVHLDVQRAGNELQVVPPSFRFDIEIEEDLIEEIARLHGYDAIPALPPKGSLAMLDRTESARTAWDVRRLIAARDYQEVVNYAFVEEAWERDFCANAEPIRLANPIASQMSVMRSSLIPGLAANVVSNRKRQVERVRVFEVGRCFERKAEGAPIGGFHQPLRVAALAAGAALPGQWGAKTRPVDFFDVKGDLEALFVPQVLSFEPVVHPALHPGRAASVMLDGRKIGVIGELHPVWVQRYELGSAPVAFELELDAALAARLPSYQEISRQPAVTRDLALVVDQVCPVARVVEVLREAAPAIVKAIELFDVYHGKGIEDGKKSLAFSVLMQDTQRTLEDAEVDAAVAAIVSHADTTLGARLRG; encoded by the coding sequence ATGCAATTTTCGGAACACTGGTTGCGGAGCTTCGTCAATCCTCCGCTCGACAGCGACGCGCTGGGTCATCTGCTGACGATGTCCGGCCTCGAAGTGGAAGAGTCTGCCTCCGTGGCCCCGGCGTTCTCGGGCGTCGTCGTCGCGCAAATCGTCGAGGCCGAGAAGCACCCGAACGCCGACAAGCTCAAGCTGTGCAAGGTCGACGCAGGCCAGGGCGATTTGCTGCAGATCGTCTGCGGTGCGCCCAACGCCGCGGTCGGCATGAAGATTCCGTGCGCCGTCGTCGGCGCGAAACTTCCCGGCTTCGAGATCAAGGCGGCCAAGCTGCGCGGCGTCGAATCCTTCGGCATGCTCTGCTCGGCTCGCGAGCTCGGGCTGTCCGAGGATCACGGCGGCCTGCTGGAACTGCCGGCGGATGCGCCGGTCGGCTGCGACGTGCGCGACTACCTCGCGCTCGACGACACACTGTTCACGATCAAGCTCACGCCGAATCGCTCCGACTGCCTGAGCCTCGCCGGTGTCGCCCGCGAAGTGGCGGCCTTGACCGGACAGCCGCTCGTCATGCCGCAGATCGAGCCCATTGCCCCCTCGCTTGACGAGCGCCGCGACATCATTCTCGACGCCCCCGACGCGTGCCCGCGCTATTGCGGCCGCGTGCTGCGGGGTGTCGACGCCAAGGCGGCGACTCCGGACTGGATGAAGCAGCGCTTGGTGCGCAGCGGCGTGCGCTCGATCAGTGCGCTCGTCGATGTGACCAACTATGTCATGCTCGAACTCGGCCAGCCGCTGCATGTATTCGACAACGCGCGCCTTTCCGGGTCGATTCACGTGCGCTTCCCGCGGGCTGGCGAGCAGGTGTTGCTGCTCAACGAGCAGATCGTCACGCCGGATGCCGATACGCTGCTGATCGCCGACGAGGCGCGTGCGCTCGCGCTTGCCGGCATCATGGGCGGCGAGGAAAGCGGCGTCACGTTGGAGACGACCGACGTGTTCCTCGAGAGCGCCTTCTTCGCGCCGGTCGCGATCGCCGGCCGCGCACGAAGCTACGGCTTCGTGTCCGACGCCTCGCACCGTTTCGAACGCGGTGTCGATTTCGATCTCGCCGGTGTCGCGATCGAGCGTGCCACCCGGTTGATCCTTGACATCTGTGGCGGAGAGGCCGGACCCGTCGTCGAGGCCGTGGCACCCGGTCACCTGCCTGCCCGCAAGGCGGTTCGCCTGCGGCCCGCGCGCGCGCGCCGCCTGCTGGGTATCGATCTCGACGACGACGCCATCGTCGAGCTGCTCGAGGGCGTGCATCTCGATGTGCAGCGCGCAGGCAATGAACTTCAGGTTGTGCCGCCGTCCTTCCGGTTCGACATCGAGATCGAGGAAGATCTGATCGAGGAAATCGCCCGTCTGCATGGCTATGACGCGATTCCGGCGCTCCCGCCGAAGGGCTCTCTGGCGATGCTCGATCGCACGGAGTCCGCCCGCACGGCGTGGGATGTGCGTCGTCTGATCGCTGCTCGCGACTACCAGGAGGTGGTCAATTACGCTTTCGTCGAGGAGGCGTGGGAGCGCGATTTCTGTGCCAACGCCGAACCGATCCGGCTTGCCAATCCGATCGCCAGCCAGATGAGCGTGATGCGCTCGAGCCTGATTCCCGGCCTCGCCGCCAACGTCGTATCCAACCGCAAGCGGCAGGTGGAGCGCGTGCGCGTCTTCGAGGTTGGGCGCTGCTTTGAGCGCAAGGCTGAGGGCGCCCCGATCGGTGGTTTCCATCAGCCGCTTCGCGTCGCCGCGCTGGCTGCCGGTGCGGCGCTGCCCGGACAGTGGGGGGCGAAGACGCGGCCGGTCGACTTCTTCGATGTGAAGGGCGACCTCGAGGCTTTGTTCGTGCCGCAGGTGTTGTCGTTCGAACCGGTCGTCCATCCGGCCCTGCATCCGGGGCGCGCTGCGAGCGTGATGCTCGATGGACGCAAGATCGGAGTGATCGGTGAACTGCATCCGGTGTGGGTGCAGCGCTACGAACTCGGCTCGGCGCCCGTGGCGTTCGAACTCGAGCTCGATGCAGCTCTGGCGGCGCGCCTGCCGTCCTACCAGGAGATTTCGCGCCAGCCGGCGGTCACGCGTGATCTGGCGCTCGTCGTCGATCAGGTTTGCCCGGTTGCACGCGTGGTCGAGGTCTTGCGCGAGGCCGCTCCGGCCATCGTCAAGGCGATCGAGCTCTTCGACGTTTATCATGGCAAAGGCATCGAAGATGGGAAAAAGAGCCTTGCCTTCAGTGTGTTGATGCAAGATACTCAACGCACGCTCGAGGATGCGGAAGTGGATGCAGCCGTGGCAGCCATCGTCAGCCACGCCGACACTACCCTCGGCGCTCGATTGCGTGGATAA
- a CDS encoding MerR family transcriptional regulator, whose translation MQASSHNEAVSGPLPPIPAKRYFTIGEVSELCAVKPHVLRYWEQEFTQLKPVKRRGNRRYYQHHEVLLVRRIRELLYDEGFTISGARNKLGETAIQEQEQANEAEQLRSLLASVRAEIVATLEQLKM comes from the coding sequence ATGCAAGCAAGCAGCCATAACGAGGCCGTTTCCGGTCCGCTGCCGCCGATTCCGGCGAAGCGCTATTTCACGATTGGCGAGGTCAGCGAGCTGTGCGCGGTGAAGCCGCATGTGCTGCGCTACTGGGAGCAGGAATTCACCCAGCTCAAGCCGGTGAAGCGCCGGGGTAACCGGCGCTATTACCAGCACCATGAGGTGCTGCTCGTGCGTCGGATTCGCGAGCTGCTGTATGACGAAGGCTTCACCATCTCGGGCGCGCGCAACAAGCTTGGCGAAACGGCGATCCAGGAGCAGGAGCAGGCGAACGAGGCGGAGCAATTGCGGAGTTTGCTCGCATCGGTGCGCGCGGAAATCGTCGCGACCCTCGAACAACTGAAGATGTGA
- a CDS encoding nitrite reductase → MRIPLPRATVAVLLVASAMPALAADAPVDIPALYQQHCAACHAPDRLGATGPALLPENLARLRKDEALAVVREGRPATQMPAFGATIPADQIASLVSWIYTPVVPAPSWAEADIRASRIEHIDPASLPPKPVFDADPMNLFLVVETGDHHVSVLDGDKLEPIHRFQSRHALHGGPKFTADGRYVFFASRDGWITKYDLWNLKVITEIRAGINTRNVAVSPDGKHVAVANYLPNTLVLLDGDLKLQKSIAVTDREGKTSSRVSAVYEATPRKSFVAALKDVPEVWEISFDPAAPEIPAGFIHDYKYREGAFVAGYLNPRRTELADPLDDFFFTQDYSTVLGASREGVGQVVNLDVRRKIGDLALDGMPHLGSGISWDWQGRRVMASTNLKAAEVTVIDLKDFSVIKRIPTRGPGFFLRSHENSRYAFVDSMMSREAKNILQVIDKQTLEIVKELKAPPGQTLAHVEFTRDGRYALASLSETEGAIVVYDARSLEEVKRLPMNKPVGKYNVWNKTTRSEGTSH, encoded by the coding sequence ATGCGCATCCCGCTTCCCCGCGCGACCGTCGCCGTCCTGCTCGTTGCCTCTGCAATGCCGGCGCTCGCCGCAGACGCCCCCGTCGACATCCCCGCCCTCTACCAGCAACACTGCGCGGCCTGTCACGCCCCGGACCGCCTCGGCGCCACAGGCCCGGCCCTGTTGCCCGAAAATCTCGCGCGCCTGCGCAAGGACGAAGCCCTCGCGGTCGTCCGCGAGGGCCGGCCCGCGACCCAGATGCCTGCGTTCGGCGCGACGATCCCGGCGGACCAGATCGCCTCCCTCGTCTCCTGGATCTACACTCCCGTCGTCCCCGCACCGAGCTGGGCCGAAGCGGACATCCGCGCGTCCCGCATCGAGCACATCGATCCCGCGAGCCTCCCCCCGAAGCCCGTCTTCGACGCCGATCCGATGAACCTCTTCCTCGTCGTCGAGACGGGTGATCACCACGTCTCGGTACTCGACGGCGACAAGCTCGAGCCCATCCATCGCTTCCAGAGTCGCCATGCGCTGCATGGCGGGCCGAAATTCACCGCCGACGGCCGCTACGTCTTCTTCGCTTCGCGTGACGGCTGGATCACCAAGTACGATCTGTGGAACCTCAAAGTCATCACCGAGATTCGCGCAGGCATCAACACCCGCAACGTCGCCGTGTCGCCCGACGGCAAGCACGTCGCCGTCGCCAACTACCTGCCGAACACGCTCGTGCTGCTCGACGGCGATCTCAAGCTGCAGAAGTCGATCGCCGTCACCGACCGCGAGGGCAAGACCAGTTCACGGGTATCCGCCGTCTACGAAGCCACCCCGCGCAAGTCCTTCGTCGCCGCCCTGAAGGACGTGCCCGAAGTCTGGGAGATCAGCTTCGACCCCGCCGCGCCAGAAATCCCTGCCGGTTTCATCCACGACTACAAGTATCGCGAAGGCGCGTTCGTCGCCGGCTATCTCAACCCGCGCCGCACCGAGCTCGCCGATCCGCTCGACGATTTCTTCTTTACGCAGGACTACTCGACGGTTCTGGGCGCATCCCGCGAAGGCGTCGGCCAGGTCGTCAATCTCGATGTCCGGCGCAAGATTGGCGACCTCGCGCTCGATGGCATGCCCCATCTTGGTTCAGGCATCTCGTGGGACTGGCAGGGGCGGCGCGTCATGGCAAGCACCAACCTCAAGGCCGCCGAAGTCACCGTCATCGATCTCAAGGACTTCAGCGTCATCAAGCGCATCCCGACGCGCGGCCCCGGCTTCTTCCTGCGCAGCCACGAGAACAGCCGCTACGCCTTTGTCGACTCGATGATGAGCCGCGAAGCGAAAAACATCCTGCAGGTCATCGACAAGCAGACGCTCGAAATCGTCAAGGAACTCAAGGCCCCGCCTGGGCAGACGCTCGCGCACGTCGAGTTCACGCGCGACGGCCGTTACGCGCTCGCGAGCCTCTCCGAAACGGAAGGCGCGATCGTTGTCTATGACGCCCGCTCCCTTGAGGAAGTGAAGCGCCTGCCGATGAACAAGCCGGTCGGCAAATACAACGTCTGGAACAAGACCACGCGATCGGAGGGCACCAGCCACTGA
- a CDS encoding Lrp/AsnC family transcriptional regulator, with product MNDLPADDLDRRIIVATQAGLPLVVDPWGAVAEQVGIPADELFARVQGMLDRGLIRRIGAVPNHYAIGYTANGMTVWDVTDEAVDEVGEWLGSLDAVTHCYRRPRRLPEWSYNLFAMLHGHSRDAVREQLDHIAAQLETRFPDACRARDVLFSSSILKKTGLRIGPTA from the coding sequence ATGAACGACCTACCTGCCGACGACCTCGACCGCCGCATCATTGTCGCGACGCAAGCGGGCTTGCCGCTCGTCGTCGATCCCTGGGGCGCCGTCGCCGAACAGGTCGGCATCCCCGCCGACGAACTGTTCGCGAGAGTGCAAGGAATGCTGGACCGCGGACTCATCCGCCGTATCGGCGCGGTACCCAATCACTACGCCATCGGCTACACGGCCAACGGCATGACGGTCTGGGACGTCACGGACGAGGCCGTCGACGAGGTCGGCGAGTGGCTCGGCTCGCTCGACGCAGTCACGCACTGCTACCGCCGCCCGCGCCGCCTCCCCGAATGGTCCTACAACCTCTTCGCGATGCTGCACGGACATAGTCGCGACGCCGTCAGAGAACAACTCGACCATATCGCCGCCCAACTCGAAACTCGCTTCCCCGATGCCTGCCGCGCCCGCGACGTGCTGTTCTCGTCCTCCATCCTCAAAAAGACCGGTCTGAGAATCGGACCCACAGCATGA
- the infC gene encoding translation initiation factor IF-3 produces MAQEKKQRINDEITAPEVRLIGEEGEPIGIVSLRAALEAAEEAGLDLVEIAPMAQPPVCRVMDFGKFKYQEQKKAHEARLKQKQVQVKEVKLRPATDENDYQIKLRNLKRFLEEGDKCKVTLRFRGREMAHQEFGLRQLERVKADLAELGQVEQMPKMEGRQMVMVIAPAKKAR; encoded by the coding sequence ATCGCTCAAGAAAAGAAGCAGCGGATCAACGACGAGATCACCGCGCCCGAAGTCCGTCTGATCGGTGAAGAAGGTGAACCGATCGGTATTGTTTCCCTGAGAGCCGCTCTGGAAGCCGCCGAAGAGGCGGGGCTGGATCTGGTCGAGATCGCGCCCATGGCGCAGCCGCCCGTTTGTCGGGTGATGGATTTCGGCAAGTTCAAGTATCAGGAGCAGAAGAAGGCCCACGAAGCCAGGCTCAAGCAGAAGCAGGTGCAGGTCAAGGAGGTCAAACTCCGGCCCGCGACTGACGAGAACGATTACCAGATCAAGCTGCGCAACCTGAAGCGCTTCCTGGAAGAGGGCGACAAGTGCAAGGTGACCTTGCGCTTCCGTGGTCGCGAGATGGCTCACCAGGAGTTCGGCCTGCGCCAGCTTGAGCGGGTCAAGGCCGATCTGGCCGAGCTCGGTCAGGTCGAGCAGATGCCCAAGATGGAAGGGCGTCAGATGGTTATGGTGATTGCGCCGGCCAAGAAGGCCCGCTAA
- the nirJ gene encoding heme d1 biosynthesis radical SAM protein NirJ, which produces MFRISSFIRELDQPTPVAPRRNPPGPVVIWNLIRRCNLTCKHCYSISADTDFAGELSTAEVFRVMDDLKAFRVPVLILSGGEPLLRPDIFDIGRRAKDMGFYVGLSSNGTLIDASNIDAIADAGFDYVGVSLDGIGATHDKFRRREGAYDASLAGIRLCLDRGLKVGVRYTMTEDNAHDLPALLRLVEDEGIDKFYFSHLNYAGRGNKHRADDARHQTTRDAMDLLFATCLDLHHRGVEKDFVTGNNDADGIYLLQWVQRHFPERAEHIRAKLVQWGGNASGVNVANIDNLGVVHPDTMWWHVPLGNVRERPFSAIWSDVSNPLMAGLKRHPRVLTGRCGACRHLDICNGSSRVRAQQITGDPWAEDPGCYLSDDEIGVQTAERVVTTPFVPLRRHA; this is translated from the coding sequence ATGTTCCGCATCTCCAGCTTCATCCGCGAACTCGACCAGCCGACCCCCGTCGCTCCGCGCCGCAATCCCCCGGGGCCGGTCGTCATCTGGAACCTGATCCGCCGCTGCAACCTCACCTGCAAACACTGCTACTCGATCTCCGCGGACACCGATTTCGCCGGCGAGCTGTCGACCGCCGAAGTCTTCCGCGTCATGGACGACCTCAAGGCCTTCCGTGTGCCGGTGCTGATCCTCTCCGGCGGCGAACCGCTGCTGCGCCCGGACATCTTCGACATCGGCCGACGCGCCAAGGACATGGGCTTCTACGTCGGCCTTTCCAGCAACGGCACGCTCATCGACGCCAGCAACATCGATGCGATCGCCGACGCCGGCTTCGACTACGTCGGCGTCAGCCTCGACGGAATCGGCGCCACGCACGACAAATTCCGCCGCCGCGAAGGCGCCTACGATGCCTCCCTCGCCGGCATCCGCCTATGCCTCGATCGCGGCCTCAAGGTCGGCGTGCGCTACACGATGACCGAGGACAACGCTCACGATCTCCCCGCGCTGCTGCGCCTGGTCGAAGACGAGGGCATCGACAAGTTCTACTTCTCGCACCTGAACTACGCCGGCCGCGGCAACAAGCATCGTGCCGACGACGCCCGCCACCAGACGACACGCGATGCGATGGATCTGCTCTTCGCCACCTGTCTCGATCTCCACCACCGCGGCGTCGAGAAGGACTTCGTCACCGGCAACAACGACGCCGACGGCATCTACCTGCTGCAGTGGGTCCAGCGGCACTTCCCCGAACGCGCCGAGCACATCCGCGCCAAACTCGTCCAGTGGGGCGGCAACGCCAGCGGTGTGAACGTCGCCAACATCGACAATCTCGGTGTCGTCCATCCCGACACGATGTGGTGGCATGTGCCGCTCGGCAATGTCCGCGAACGGCCGTTCTCCGCGATCTGGAGCGACGTCTCGAATCCATTGATGGCTGGCCTCAAGCGCCATCCTCGTGTGCTCACCGGCCGCTGCGGCGCCTGCCGCCATCTCGACATCTGCAACGGCAGCTCGCGGGTACGCGCGCAGCAGATCACCGGCGATCCCTGGGCCGAAGACCCCGGCTGCTATCTCAGCGACGACGAGATCGGCGTCCAGACGGCCGAACGCGTCGTCACCACCCCCTTCGTTCCACTGCGCCGTCACGCATGA
- the rplT gene encoding 50S ribosomal protein L20, whose translation MPRVKRGVTARARHKKVLDQAKGYRGRRKNVYRIAKQAVMKAGQYAYRDRRQRKRQFRSLWIARINAAAREVGLTYSTFMNGLKKSAIEVDRKVLADLAVFDKPAFAALADQARAKLAA comes from the coding sequence ATGCCCCGAGTTAAACGTGGTGTAACCGCCCGCGCACGTCACAAGAAGGTTCTTGATCAGGCCAAGGGTTACCGTGGCCGCCGCAAGAACGTATACCGCATCGCCAAACAGGCGGTGATGAAGGCTGGTCAATATGCCTACCGTGACCGCCGTCAGCGCAAGCGCCAGTTCCGTTCGCTGTGGATCGCCCGTATCAACGCCGCTGCGCGTGAAGTCGGTCTGACCTACAGCACGTTCATGAACGGTCTGAAGAAGTCCGCGATCGAAGTGGACCGCAAGGTGCTGGCCGATCTGGCCGTGTTCGACAAGCCCGCGTTCGCGGCACTTGCGGACCAGGCCCGGGCCAAACTCGCTGCGTAA
- the rpmI gene encoding 50S ribosomal protein L35, producing MPKMKTKSGAAKRFKVRASGGIKRSQAFKRHILTKKTTKSKRQLRGMTEVHAADEKLIRAMLPYA from the coding sequence ATGCCCAAGATGAAAACCAAGAGCGGAGCCGCCAAGCGGTTCAAGGTCCGCGCTAGTGGTGGGATCAAGCGGTCCCAGGCGTTCAAGCGCCACATCCTTACCAAGAAAACCACCAAGAGCAAGCGCCAGCTGCGCGGCATGACGGAAGTCCACGCCGCCGACGAGAAGCTGATCCGCGCCATGCTGCCTTACGCTTGA